In one Microbacterium invictum genomic region, the following are encoded:
- a CDS encoding GNAT family N-acetyltransferase — MSATGHVIKPLTPETYPAWLALAQKHNGVWGGCWCSYFHADTEGTVKADYDGPTFKKRLVDEGVAKAALVFDGDAAIAWCEYGSPDDLPNIYHRKQYDAGETRPAPWRITCFFVDRDHRRSGVAREALDGALALIAKAGGGEVVSFPNELVPGKRTSSSFLHNGTRAMFEKAGFTFERHIGKSKTVMRLTVPPRSPDRPG; from the coding sequence ATGAGCGCGACCGGTCACGTCATCAAGCCGCTGACCCCGGAGACCTATCCCGCCTGGCTCGCGCTCGCGCAGAAGCACAACGGGGTGTGGGGCGGGTGCTGGTGCTCGTACTTCCACGCTGACACCGAGGGGACGGTCAAGGCCGACTACGACGGCCCGACCTTCAAGAAGCGGCTGGTGGACGAAGGGGTCGCGAAGGCGGCGCTCGTCTTCGACGGCGACGCGGCGATCGCCTGGTGCGAGTACGGGAGCCCTGACGACCTGCCCAACATCTACCACCGCAAGCAGTACGACGCCGGCGAGACGCGTCCGGCTCCCTGGCGCATCACCTGCTTCTTCGTCGACCGCGACCATCGCCGTTCCGGGGTCGCGCGGGAAGCGCTCGACGGTGCACTCGCCCTCATCGCCAAGGCGGGCGGGGGCGAGGTCGTGTCGTTCCCGAACGAGCTCGTGCCGGGCAAGCGCACCTCGTCGTCCTTCCTCCACAACGGCACGCGGGCCATGTTCGAGAAGGCCGGCTTCACCTTCGAGCGTCACATCGGCAAGAGCAAGACCGTGATGCGTCTCACCGTTCCGCCCCGCTCCCCTGATCGACCCGGCTGA
- a CDS encoding DUF418 domain-containing protein has translation MTAAASPRSASPTSLTTRLLAPDLARGAMLLFIAVANAPWYLWGVDKSVIASHPAEGSPADLVAQTIAIIAIDGRSYPMFAFLFGYGIVQLYRRQAEAGVSHADARRLLRRRHLWMIVFGFVHALLLWYGDIVGAYGLAGLVICWLFLDRRDAVLRTTAIVLVSLLGVFAVFSAVGGALTALFLPSGASDAGALVIPNPNGEPSYLLSMVLRLSFWAVLTPATAFLGLVVPAAILLAFLAARHSVLEDPAAHRRLLQRTAIIGITVGWGTGAILAAQNLGLFGFTRDLDFAFVGLHTLGGLFGGLGYVAAFTLLAARLSTRPAGPGAIGRALQATGKRSLTSYLAQSVLFAPVLCAWGLGLGDDLSSWSVALYAVGVWLVTVVFAVILERAHTRGPAEWMLRKLTYP, from the coding sequence ATGACCGCCGCCGCCTCGCCGCGCTCCGCGTCCCCGACCTCGCTGACCACTCGCCTTCTCGCTCCTGACCTCGCGCGCGGAGCAATGCTGCTCTTCATCGCCGTCGCGAACGCCCCCTGGTACCTGTGGGGCGTCGACAAAAGCGTGATCGCCTCGCATCCCGCCGAGGGGTCGCCCGCCGACCTGGTCGCGCAGACGATCGCCATCATCGCGATCGACGGGCGCTCCTACCCGATGTTCGCCTTCCTCTTCGGGTACGGCATCGTCCAGCTCTATCGGCGACAGGCCGAGGCCGGGGTCTCGCACGCCGACGCGAGGCGCCTTCTCCGGCGGCGTCATCTCTGGATGATCGTCTTCGGCTTCGTCCATGCGCTGCTGCTCTGGTACGGCGACATCGTCGGCGCCTACGGCCTGGCGGGTCTCGTGATCTGCTGGCTCTTCCTCGACCGCCGGGATGCGGTCCTGCGCACCACGGCGATCGTCCTGGTGAGCCTGCTCGGCGTCTTCGCCGTGTTCTCGGCGGTCGGTGGGGCGCTGACGGCCCTCTTCCTGCCGTCCGGCGCGTCGGACGCCGGGGCGCTCGTGATCCCGAACCCGAATGGGGAGCCGTCGTACCTGCTGTCCATGGTGCTCCGCCTTAGTTTCTGGGCGGTGCTCACCCCGGCGACGGCGTTCCTCGGACTCGTCGTTCCCGCCGCCATCCTCCTCGCCTTCCTCGCCGCTCGGCACAGCGTGCTCGAGGATCCCGCCGCGCACCGACGTCTGCTCCAACGGACGGCGATCATCGGGATCACCGTCGGATGGGGAACGGGCGCGATCCTCGCGGCGCAGAACCTCGGACTCTTCGGGTTCACCCGCGACCTCGATTTCGCCTTCGTTGGTCTCCACACCCTCGGCGGCCTCTTCGGCGGACTCGGATATGTCGCCGCCTTCACGCTCCTCGCCGCCCGGCTGAGCACTCGCCCCGCCGGCCCCGGCGCGATCGGCCGGGCGCTGCAGGCGACGGGCAAGCGGTCGCTGACGTCGTACCTCGCGCAGTCGGTGCTGTTCGCGCCCGTGCTGTGCGCCTGGGGGCTCGGGCTCGGCGACGACCTGTCGAGCTGGTCCGTCGCCCTCTACGCGGTCGGCGTCTGGCTCGTCACCGTCGTTTTCGCTGTCATCCTCGAGCGCGCGCACACGCGAGGACCTGCGGAATGGATGCTGCGGAAGCTGACCTATCCGTGA